A window of Paremcibacter congregatus contains these coding sequences:
- a CDS encoding AAA family ATPase produces MKFTGTDKYVATPDLMVAVNAAIALQRPLLIKGEPGTGKTVLAHEVAKALGKDLLEWHVKSTTKAQQGLYEYDAVSRLRDSQLGDAKVHDIKNYINKGKLWEAFTADESPILLIDEVDKADIEFPNDLLQELDRMEFNVYETGETITAVNRPLVIITSNNEKELPDAFLRRCFFHYIKFPDPETMKDIINVHFPDIQNKLVREALNLFYDVRDVPGLKKKPSTSELLDWLKLLMVEDMPVEVLQSRDVKKLIPPLHGALLKNEQDVHMLERLAFMNRREKR; encoded by the coding sequence ATGAAATTTACTGGTACAGATAAATATGTCGCTACCCCTGACCTGATGGTCGCCGTCAATGCCGCGATCGCGTTGCAACGCCCCCTGTTGATCAAGGGAGAACCCGGCACTGGCAAGACCGTCCTCGCCCATGAGGTGGCCAAGGCTCTGGGCAAGGACCTGCTCGAATGGCATGTAAAATCCACCACCAAGGCCCAGCAGGGTCTGTATGAATATGACGCTGTCTCCCGCCTTCGCGATTCGCAACTTGGTGACGCCAAAGTCCATGATATCAAAAATTACATCAATAAAGGCAAGCTGTGGGAAGCCTTCACAGCCGACGAAAGCCCGATTCTGCTGATTGACGAGGTCGACAAGGCCGATATTGAATTCCCCAACGACCTGTTGCAGGAACTGGACCGGATGGAATTCAATGTCTATGAGACCGGCGAGACCATCACCGCCGTCAACCGGCCCCTGGTGATCATCACCAGCAATAATGAAAAGGAACTGCCGGACGCCTTCCTGCGCCGCTGTTTCTTCCATTACATCAAATTCCCCGATCCCGAGACGATGAAAGATATCATCAATGTGCATTTTCCCGACATTCAGAACAAGCTGGTGCGGGAAGCGCTCAATCTGTTTTATGATGTCCGTGACGTGCCCGGCCTGAAGAAAAAGCCCTCCACCTCGGAACTGCTCGACTGGCTGAAACTGCTAATGGTCGAGGATATGCCTGTGGAAGTATTGCAAAGCCGGGACGTCAAGAAACTGATCCCGCCCCTGCATGGCGCGCTGCTCAAGAATGAGCAGGACGTGCATATGCTGGAACGGCTGGCCTTCATGAACCGGCGTGAAAAACGCTAA